In the genome of Desulfuromonas sp. DDH964, one region contains:
- a CDS encoding phenylacetate--CoA ligase family protein: MASNLLEKPSEDLHTSYRDAELETLPRPQLEALQLKLLREHIAFASEHSPWYRQAFRASKVGAASLGSLDDLRHFPFISKQVQRERQQAVPLLGDLLAVPEAEVVYASASSGSTGVPTLSPFTAGDFDAWQEVQARLFYAAGVRAIDRYLHALNFSLFVGGPDVIGAQKLGALCFWAGTVPAERLLFLMQEFQPTVTWTTPSYAWYLGETARAQGIDPARDLAISRIIVAGEPGGSLPATRAAIENLWGAELYDFYGISDIFGANAGMCSERNGLHFTEDHHLLEVLDPKTGEAVADGEKGELVLTTLQKRARPMIRFRTGDIVTRDASPCPCGRTHARIWVHGRTDDMFIVNGVNLFPADVEVAVRDIPELTGEYRITLSREQHLTRFTLDVERRDGTAHNDAALIERLKSLLRNRHGIAPSGVHILADGALPRAVHKAKRVIDQR, translated from the coding sequence ATGGCCAGCAATCTGCTCGAAAAACCAAGCGAAGACCTGCACACCAGCTACCGCGACGCTGAGCTCGAAACCCTGCCGCGCCCGCAGCTGGAAGCCTTGCAGCTGAAGCTGCTGCGCGAGCACATCGCCTTTGCCTCCGAGCACTCCCCCTGGTACCGCCAGGCCTTTCGCGCCAGCAAGGTTGGCGCCGCCAGCCTCGGCAGCCTCGACGATCTGCGGCACTTTCCGTTCATCAGCAAGCAGGTGCAGCGCGAACGCCAGCAGGCGGTCCCGCTGCTCGGCGATCTGCTGGCGGTGCCGGAAGCCGAAGTGGTCTATGCCTCGGCCTCCAGCGGATCGACCGGCGTGCCGACCCTCTCCCCCTTCACCGCCGGCGATTTCGACGCCTGGCAGGAGGTGCAGGCGCGCCTCTTCTACGCCGCCGGAGTGCGCGCCATCGACCGCTACCTGCACGCCCTCAACTTCTCCCTCTTCGTCGGCGGCCCCGATGTCATCGGCGCCCAGAAACTCGGCGCCCTCTGCTTCTGGGCCGGCACCGTCCCGGCCGAGCGGCTGCTGTTTCTGATGCAGGAGTTTCAGCCGACGGTCACCTGGACCACCCCCTCCTACGCCTGGTATTTGGGAGAGACCGCCAGGGCGCAGGGGATCGATCCGGCCAGGGATCTGGCGATCAGCCGCATCATCGTCGCCGGCGAGCCGGGCGGCTCCCTGCCGGCGACCCGCGCCGCCATCGAGAACCTGTGGGGGGCCGAGCTTTACGATTTCTACGGCATTTCCGACATCTTCGGCGCCAACGCCGGCATGTGCAGCGAGCGCAACGGTCTGCACTTTACCGAGGATCACCATCTGCTTGAAGTTCTCGATCCCAAGACCGGCGAGGCGGTGGCCGACGGCGAGAAGGGGGAGCTGGTGCTGACCACCCTGCAGAAACGCGCGCGGCCGATGATTCGCTTCCGCACCGGCGACATTGTCACCCGCGACGCTTCGCCCTGCCCCTGCGGCCGGACCCATGCCCGCATCTGGGTGCACGGCCGCACCGACGACATGTTCATCGTCAACGGCGTCAACCTCTTCCCCGCCGATGTCGAGGTCGCGGTGCGTGACATTCCGGAGTTGACCGGCGAATACCGCATCACCCTGAGTCGCGAGCAGCACCTGACCCGTTTCACCCTTGACGTCGAACGGCGCGACGGTACGGCCCACAACGACGCTGCGCTGATCGAACGCCTGAAGAGTCTGCTGCGCAACCGCCACGGCATCGCCCCGAGCGGCGTCCATATTCTCGCCGACGGCGCCCTGCCGCGGGCGGTGCACAAAGCGAAACGGGTCATCGACCAGCGCTGA
- a CDS encoding sulfurtransferase, translated as MKRFQIPILVGLLIITLSLLVGCGSSSDVKTAANAQPAAITTLSDSFVTTDFVAAVQQGSVNEKVVLIDTRSAAEYAAGHIEGAINVQHGDYIRTRTVAGATSDVKYLIVNEQEFVDLVNSLGITPDTTVVVYDNDISFGWAPRLAWTLQYYGHARAFSVDGGIQKWQLIDGRPLVTTPTLPTPNTTSYVISGQRSILASKEELSAAVGNSSFVVLDARVPGEYAGVTNATWDAYRLGHIPGAIFIDWADVLKDNAAGVWLADGSRPVKVLKSETELRNYFAARGVTADTTIIAHCEGGIRSSFITQVLLGLGYTVKNYDGSWNDWGKQTDGTAFPVENTTATLEALRDPTAAISDYFASTDELATELAANPATTKIIDIRSAALYAAGHIPGAINVSANALTVDRADGVQRLLPSQAEFIALANSLGIVDGDRVIVYDADSSSSAARVAWSFVYYGHDARALDGGYKKWTGESKSTETTVNTPVATSSFTIVGNDGSLALAADVLAAISDPAAVINDTRQATEYLQSVPRTDGLNPGHVPGAIWLEWSDLLTYDAATGAKVLKDADSLFYQFLAAGITPDKRVITYCQSGYRSGFSALVLKSLGYPEVQNYDGSWREWGKYNITDPTNFPVE; from the coding sequence ATGAAAAGGTTTCAAATCCCCATTCTGGTCGGCCTTTTAATCATCACCCTCAGCCTGCTGGTCGGTTGCGGCAGTTCCAGTGATGTCAAAACGGCAGCCAATGCGCAGCCGGCTGCCATCACCACCTTGAGTGACAGTTTCGTCACCACCGATTTTGTCGCCGCTGTCCAACAGGGCTCGGTCAATGAAAAGGTCGTTCTCATCGACACCCGTTCAGCGGCCGAATATGCCGCCGGGCATATCGAGGGAGCAATCAATGTCCAGCATGGCGACTACATCCGCACCCGCACCGTCGCCGGCGCCACCTCGGACGTCAAATACCTTATCGTCAACGAGCAGGAATTCGTCGACCTGGTCAACAGCCTGGGGATCACCCCAGACACCACCGTGGTGGTCTACGACAACGACATCAGCTTCGGCTGGGCGCCGCGCCTGGCCTGGACGCTGCAATATTACGGGCACGCCCGCGCTTTCTCGGTCGATGGCGGCATCCAGAAGTGGCAGCTGATCGATGGCCGTCCGCTGGTGACCACCCCGACCCTGCCGACCCCGAACACCACCAGCTACGTCATCAGCGGCCAGCGCAGCATTCTGGCCAGCAAGGAAGAACTGAGTGCCGCGGTGGGAAATTCCTCGTTTGTGGTGCTCGACGCCCGGGTGCCGGGGGAATACGCCGGGGTGACCAACGCCACCTGGGATGCCTACCGCCTCGGCCACATCCCCGGCGCGATCTTCATCGACTGGGCCGACGTGCTCAAGGATAACGCCGCTGGCGTTTGGCTGGCCGATGGTTCGCGTCCGGTCAAAGTGCTGAAGAGCGAGACCGAACTGCGCAACTACTTCGCCGCCCGTGGCGTCACCGCCGACACAACGATCATTGCCCATTGCGAGGGGGGGATCCGTTCCTCCTTCATCACCCAGGTGCTGCTCGGTCTCGGCTACACCGTGAAGAACTACGACGGTTCCTGGAACGACTGGGGTAAACAGACCGACGGCACCGCCTTCCCGGTGGAGAACACCACCGCCACGCTGGAAGCGTTGCGCGACCCCACCGCCGCGATCAGTGACTATTTCGCCAGCACCGACGAGCTTGCAACGGAACTTGCGGCCAATCCGGCCACTACCAAGATCATCGACATCCGCTCCGCGGCACTCTACGCGGCCGGTCACATCCCCGGCGCCATCAACGTTTCGGCAAACGCGTTGACCGTTGATCGTGCCGATGGCGTCCAGCGCCTGCTCCCCTCTCAAGCCGAGTTCATTGCCCTCGCTAACAGCCTCGGCATTGTCGATGGCGACCGCGTGATCGTTTACGATGCGGACAGCAGCTCGTCCGCCGCGCGGGTTGCCTGGTCCTTCGTCTACTACGGCCATGACGCCCGTGCCCTCGACGGCGGCTACAAGAAGTGGACCGGTGAAAGCAAATCGACCGAAACGACCGTCAATACCCCGGTCGCCACAAGCAGCTTCACCATTGTCGGCAACGATGGCAGCCTGGCCCTGGCCGCCGATGTTCTGGCGGCGATCAGTGACCCTGCGGCGGTCATCAACGACACCCGCCAGGCCACCGAATACCTGCAAAGCGTGCCGCGCACCGACGGCCTCAATCCGGGGCATGTGCCGGGCGCCATCTGGCTCGAATGGTCCGACCTGCTGACCTACGACGCCGCCACCGGCGCCAAGGTGCTCAAAGATGCCGACTCGCTCTTCTATCAGTTCCTCGCCGCTGGCATCACCCCGGACAAACGGGTCATCACCTATTGCCAGTCGGGCTACCGTTCGGGTTTCTCCGCCCTGGTGCTCAAAAGTCTCGGCTACCCGGAGGTGCAGAACTACGACGGCTCCTGGCGCGAATGGGGCAAGTACAACATTACCGACCCGACCAATTTCCCGGTCGAGTAA
- a CDS encoding 4-hydroxyphenylacetate 3-hydroxylase N-terminal domain-containing protein — protein MKTGNQYRKSLKQLAPNLYKWGKPIKDVTRHAATRLHVKAIADCYDAGFDPEHAAIFTGESHLTGKRAHRWNTLMRSADDVVANARIKRAQFQRTGACHGATCAGWTALNALWATTWELDQAEGTDYHRRLENYFRYLEENALATAGALTDAKGDRSLGPAAQSEADQYLHIKEVRDDGIVVRGVKAQICGVAAAHEIVCVPGGGLKEGEEAFAVAFAVPRDVAGLTAVETRRPSDTRDEEEGWDAPRAGGVGQAFLLFDDVFVPNERVFIQGQTRYAGVFINHFTALYRAPIGACVAGQGDVMIGAVLALAEAGGLSQKVFQEKLTRMAINNETTFGLGLGAILQGQAHPSGVWIPDPLLAHINKVQVAMLPYETKRLAQEIGGGITETGCFPSWQDLTSPLYGDKLLTALAAVSDGETRARLARLVEWLTVGGGIPGCLNGGGSPDGARLVVRALEPWKKFATNARRIAGLDQN, from the coding sequence ATGAAAACCGGTAACCAGTACCGCAAAAGCCTCAAGCAACTCGCTCCCAATCTTTACAAGTGGGGCAAGCCAATCAAGGACGTCACCCGCCATGCCGCCACCCGGCTGCATGTCAAGGCGATTGCCGATTGTTACGACGCCGGCTTCGACCCCGAACATGCGGCCATCTTTACCGGTGAGTCGCACCTGACCGGCAAGCGCGCCCACCGCTGGAACACCCTGATGCGCAGCGCCGATGACGTGGTCGCCAACGCGCGCATTAAACGCGCCCAGTTCCAGCGCACCGGGGCGTGCCACGGCGCGACCTGCGCCGGCTGGACCGCGCTCAATGCGCTGTGGGCGACGACCTGGGAGCTCGACCAGGCGGAAGGGACCGACTACCACCGGCGGCTGGAGAACTATTTCCGCTACCTCGAAGAGAACGCCCTGGCCACCGCCGGGGCGCTGACCGATGCCAAGGGGGATCGCTCCCTCGGTCCCGCCGCGCAGAGCGAGGCCGACCAGTATCTGCACATTAAGGAAGTCCGCGACGACGGCATCGTGGTGCGCGGAGTCAAGGCCCAGATCTGCGGTGTCGCCGCGGCGCACGAGATCGTCTGCGTCCCGGGCGGCGGTCTGAAAGAGGGGGAGGAGGCCTTTGCCGTGGCCTTTGCCGTGCCGCGCGATGTCGCCGGGCTGACGGCGGTGGAGACCCGGCGGCCGAGCGACACCCGCGACGAGGAAGAAGGCTGGGATGCCCCCAGGGCCGGCGGCGTCGGCCAGGCGTTTCTGCTCTTCGACGACGTCTTCGTCCCCAACGAGCGGGTTTTTATCCAGGGGCAGACCCGCTACGCCGGGGTCTTCATCAATCATTTCACCGCCCTCTACCGCGCCCCGATCGGTGCCTGCGTCGCCGGCCAGGGGGACGTGATGATCGGCGCGGTGCTGGCCCTGGCTGAAGCCGGCGGCTTGTCGCAGAAGGTCTTCCAGGAAAAGCTGACGCGCATGGCGATCAACAACGAGACCACTTTCGGGCTCGGCCTCGGCGCCATCCTGCAGGGGCAGGCGCACCCGTCGGGGGTGTGGATTCCCGACCCGCTGCTGGCGCACATCAACAAGGTGCAGGTGGCCATGCTCCCCTACGAGACCAAGCGCCTCGCCCAGGAGATCGGCGGCGGCATCACCGAGACCGGCTGCTTCCCCTCGTGGCAGGATCTGACCAGCCCGCTCTACGGCGACAAGCTGCTCACGGCCCTGGCGGCGGTCTCCGACGGCGAGACCCGCGCCCGCCTGGCGCGGCTGGTCGAATGGCTGACCGTCGGCGGCGGCATCCCCGGCTGCCTCAACGGCGGCGGCTCACCGGATGGCGCGCGGCTGGTGGTGCGCGCGCTGGAGCCGTGGAAAAAGTTTGCGACCAACGCCCGGCGCATCGCCGGGCTCGATCAGAATTAG
- a CDS encoding cysteine desulfurase family protein, giving the protein MDPIYFDYNATTPVDPLVVAEVVAALNTRFGNPSSGHLYGRQAKEVVELARQRLAALLGCTPAEVVFTSGGTEANNQALIGFAFANRARGNHIIATQIEHPAVLEPLKWLQRQGFDVTLLPVDGHGRVDPQAVGRALTPRTILVSVMHANNEIGTLQPLAEIGAIAREQGIALHSDAAQSVGKIPTRVDELGVDLLTVAGHKFYAPKGVGALYVRQGVTLDPYLHGAGHEAGRRAGTENVALIAGLGKAAQLAQERLPAEGVRLRDLRDDFHRLLQERAGGVILNGHPNERLPNTLNISFADVNGAELLAHLPEVAASTGSACHDGSGELSGVLKALGIPRGQGFGAVRFSLGHGSDRAEIERAAELIAGRVRELRRG; this is encoded by the coding sequence ATGGATCCCATCTATTTCGACTACAACGCCACCACGCCGGTCGACCCGCTGGTGGTGGCGGAGGTTGTTGCCGCGCTGAACACCCGCTTCGGCAATCCGTCGAGCGGCCATCTTTACGGCCGACAGGCCAAGGAGGTGGTGGAGTTGGCCCGGCAACGGCTGGCCGCCCTGCTTGGCTGCACGCCGGCGGAGGTGGTCTTCACCAGCGGCGGCACCGAGGCGAATAATCAGGCGCTGATCGGGTTTGCCTTTGCCAACCGGGCGCGCGGCAACCACATTATCGCCACGCAGATCGAGCATCCGGCGGTGCTCGAACCGTTGAAATGGCTGCAGCGGCAAGGCTTTGACGTCACCCTGCTGCCGGTCGACGGTCACGGCCGGGTCGATCCGCAGGCCGTGGGGCGGGCCCTGACCCCGCGCACCATTCTGGTCTCGGTAATGCACGCCAACAACGAAATCGGCACGCTGCAGCCGCTGGCCGAGATCGGCGCCATCGCCAGGGAGCAGGGGATTGCCCTGCACAGCGACGCGGCCCAGTCGGTGGGGAAAATTCCGACCCGGGTCGATGAACTGGGGGTCGACCTGCTGACGGTCGCCGGGCACAAGTTCTACGCGCCCAAGGGCGTAGGGGCGCTCTATGTGCGCCAGGGGGTCACGCTCGACCCTTACCTGCACGGCGCCGGTCATGAAGCGGGCCGCCGCGCCGGCACCGAGAACGTGGCGTTGATCGCCGGGCTCGGCAAGGCGGCGCAGCTGGCGCAGGAGCGGCTGCCGGCCGAAGGGGTGCGGTTGCGCGATTTGCGCGACGATTTCCATCGCCTGCTGCAGGAGCGCGCCGGCGGTGTGATTCTCAACGGCCACCCCAACGAGCGGCTGCCCAACACCTTGAACATCAGCTTTGCCGACGTCAACGGCGCCGAGCTGCTGGCCCATCTGCCGGAGGTCGCCGCCTCGACCGGCTCGGCCTGCCACGACGGCAGTGGCGAACTCTCCGGCGTGCTCAAGGCGCTGGGCATCCCGCGCGGGCAGGGTTTCGGCGCGGTGCGCTTCAGCCTCGGGCATGGCAGCGACCGCGCAGAGATCGAGCGGGCGGCAGAACTGATCGCCGGGCGGGTCCGGGAATTGCGCCGCGGATGA
- a CDS encoding nitrite/sulfite reductase yields the protein MKAQPELTQVEKDKLEIDPDFDFREIARRPFADITPNELAMFKWSGVYHQLQPSFFMIRVVTPGGRMTTRQFNRAVDLAAEYAQHELCITTRQTLQFHWVRQQDIYKVIEGMAEVGITTKNGCGDVPRNIIGSSLAGVGTNQIGDSLRLIRLMAADEEIQNQRNLPRKHKISVAPANDALAQTLINCQGWVPVRRGDRVGWKFHAGGGLGARPFLAKVIFDWVPEELVLPVTRATIEAFRRHGNRRQRAHARLKVVVDRMGGAKFGELLLEILRERGIAGLEQIEVASNPVPTIGRMSLNGEEVIPQRDPGLSIVRVMIPRSELTTERSRTISRLADELGGGVLMFTNRQNIELHEVPNQNIAALLDALHGAGLRTAGHEHLPDIVACVGSTLCKLAVSDAPDACRRLYAALADDENDWRKIGPLRINITGCPNNCAQAWVADIGLRGTRTRNPETGSTEAYSIFVGGKLSEAGKIAEYLGDVASSQIVSAVRRILDLYLEQRRSESERFVDFCARLGIETLRTLIA from the coding sequence ATGAAAGCACAACCTGAATTGACGCAAGTCGAAAAGGATAAGCTGGAGATCGATCCCGATTTCGATTTTCGTGAGATCGCCCGCCGCCCGTTTGCCGACATCACCCCCAATGAGCTGGCGATGTTCAAGTGGAGCGGCGTCTATCACCAGCTGCAACCGAGCTTCTTCATGATCCGCGTGGTGACCCCCGGCGGGCGCATGACCACCCGTCAGTTCAACCGCGCGGTCGATCTGGCCGCGGAATACGCCCAGCACGAGCTCTGCATCACCACGCGCCAGACCCTGCAGTTTCACTGGGTTCGCCAGCAGGATATCTACAAGGTCATCGAAGGGATGGCCGAGGTCGGGATCACGACGAAAAACGGCTGCGGCGATGTGCCGCGCAATATTATCGGCTCGTCACTGGCCGGAGTCGGAACCAACCAGATCGGCGATTCGCTGCGCCTGATCCGCTTGATGGCAGCGGATGAAGAGATCCAGAACCAGCGCAACCTGCCGCGCAAGCACAAGATCAGTGTCGCGCCCGCCAACGATGCGCTGGCGCAGACCCTGATAAACTGCCAGGGCTGGGTGCCGGTGCGACGTGGCGACAGGGTCGGCTGGAAATTTCACGCCGGCGGCGGACTCGGCGCCCGCCCCTTTCTGGCCAAGGTCATCTTCGACTGGGTTCCCGAAGAGCTGGTGCTGCCGGTCACCCGCGCCACCATCGAGGCCTTTCGTCGCCACGGCAACCGTCGCCAGCGCGCCCACGCGCGTCTCAAGGTGGTGGTGGACCGCATGGGGGGGGCAAAGTTCGGCGAGCTGCTCCTTGAGATCCTGCGCGAACGGGGGATCGCCGGGCTGGAACAGATCGAAGTCGCCAGCAATCCGGTTCCGACCATCGGCCGCATGTCCCTCAACGGGGAGGAAGTCATCCCCCAGCGCGACCCCGGCCTGAGCATCGTGCGCGTCATGATTCCGCGCTCGGAACTGACCACGGAGCGGTCCCGCACCATTTCGCGGCTGGCCGATGAGCTGGGTGGCGGGGTGCTGATGTTCACCAACCGTCAGAACATCGAACTGCACGAGGTTCCCAACCAGAACATCGCCGCGCTGCTTGACGCCCTGCACGGCGCCGGGCTGCGCACTGCCGGCCATGAGCATCTGCCCGATATCGTCGCCTGCGTCGGCAGCACCCTGTGCAAACTGGCGGTCTCGGACGCACCGGACGCCTGCCGCCGCCTCTACGCCGCGCTGGCGGACGATGAAAACGACTGGCGCAAGATTGGTCCGCTGCGTATCAACATCACCGGCTGTCCGAACAACTGCGCCCAGGCCTGGGTAGCCGATATCGGCCTGCGCGGCACCCGGACCCGCAACCCGGAAACCGGCAGCACCGAGGCTTACAGCATTTTTGTCGGCGGCAAACTGAGTGAGGCCGGCAAGATCGCCGAATATCTCGGCGACGTGGCGAGCTCGCAGATCGTTTCCGCGGTGCGCAGAATTCTCGACCTCTACCTTGAACAGCGCCGGAGCGAGAGCGAGCGTTTCGTCGATTTCTGCGCACGGCTCGGCATCGAAACCCTGCGCACCCTGATCGCCTGA